In Streptomyces durocortorensis, a genomic segment contains:
- a CDS encoding DUF262 domain-containing protein: MAVDEGGGKRAGVESGRTLGTRGYAMAEDIDQPDSLLLPLGPPIEIGSDGRPTGVELELPADEEGEEHGAHRDADDASAPFRPDNIRIHTETTTVDLLLSRLREGMIDLAPDFQRRSGIWSDRAQSRLIESLLLRIPISNFHMAQGDEDKWAVVDGVQRLTAIARFMEPEITGLEPLTLRGMDYLWQLAGSTYQDLTGRMRIRLRETQLTVHIMQQGTPEKVKYNVFTRINTGGMPLTPQELRHALVGGEVRTFLADLAEEPSFGEATRWSVSDARMADREMVLRFLAFRLTNPSQHSETDFNKFLIDSMYRINALSDERRDQLAREFRTAMQCAWELFGEHAFRKWQGGERSSPVINKALFETISVQLALLDDDERARLVASRPTVHDQFFRLLGDWDFDRSISVGTGSPARIRTRFQEVARLFRGVAAP, from the coding sequence ATGGCGGTGGACGAGGGCGGCGGTAAGCGGGCCGGCGTCGAGAGCGGTCGGACCCTGGGAACCCGGGGCTACGCCATGGCCGAGGACATCGACCAGCCGGACTCGCTGCTCCTGCCGCTCGGACCGCCGATCGAGATCGGATCGGACGGCCGTCCGACCGGCGTCGAGCTGGAGCTTCCCGCCGACGAGGAAGGGGAGGAGCACGGCGCCCACCGGGACGCCGATGACGCCTCCGCCCCGTTCCGGCCCGACAACATCCGGATCCACACCGAGACCACGACCGTGGACCTGCTGCTCTCCCGGCTGCGGGAGGGCATGATCGACCTCGCGCCGGACTTCCAGCGCCGCTCCGGCATCTGGAGCGACCGTGCGCAGAGCCGCCTGATCGAATCCCTGCTGCTGCGCATCCCGATCTCCAACTTCCATATGGCCCAGGGCGACGAGGACAAGTGGGCCGTGGTGGACGGCGTCCAGCGGCTCACCGCCATCGCCCGGTTCATGGAGCCGGAGATCACCGGCCTGGAACCCCTCACCCTGCGCGGCATGGACTACCTGTGGCAGCTCGCGGGCAGCACCTACCAGGACCTCACGGGACGGATGAGGATCCGGCTGCGTGAGACCCAGCTCACCGTCCACATCATGCAGCAGGGCACCCCGGAGAAGGTCAAGTACAACGTCTTCACCAGGATCAACACCGGCGGTATGCCGCTCACGCCGCAGGAGCTCCGGCACGCCCTGGTGGGGGGGGAGGTCCGGACGTTCCTCGCGGACCTGGCCGAGGAACCGTCGTTCGGGGAGGCCACCCGGTGGAGCGTCTCCGACGCCCGGATGGCCGACCGCGAGATGGTGCTGCGCTTCCTCGCCTTCCGCCTGACCAACCCGTCCCAGCACTCCGAGACCGACTTCAACAAGTTCCTCATCGACTCCATGTACCGGATCAACGCCCTGTCCGACGAGCGACGGGATCAGCTGGCGCGGGAGTTCCGGACCGCCATGCAGTGCGCCTGGGAGCTGTTCGGCGAGCACGCCTTCCGGAAGTGGCAGGGAGGCGAGCGCAGCTCGCCCGTCATCAACAAGGCCCTGTTCGAGACGATCTCCGTCCAGCTCGCCCTTCTCGATGATGACGAGCGGGCCCGGCTGGTAGCGTCGCGTCCGACGGTGCACGACCAGTTCTTCCGGCTCCTGGGCGACTGGGACTTCGACCGGTCGATCTCGGTGGGGACCGGGAGCCCGGCGAGAATCCGCACCCGATTCCAAGAAGTGGCACGACTGTTCCGGGGGGTAGCCGCACCGTGA
- a CDS encoding AAA family ATPase, with protein MIDRLTLHNYKAFQHAELPLGPLTLLTGLNSSGKSSVLQSIGLLRQSYESGDLVLSALTAEERRAGRRTNVAGRGFLLNGELVGLGTGEDVLHEDFTEDEPRIGLAVDEGAYHYGWTAAYEAEQNLLPLADADLPDTSEGERERPAGPEAVTPAFLTAPFQYLHADRISPAEFYPRDHQAAIGRGFLGVRGEHTVNYLRHHREDPVPEGPLRHPKAASDLLIDQAAAWMGDLCPGVDIQADAIKGTDAVSLSYGFRGTLGATKRRRPGNVGFGLTYVLPIVVACLSARRGALILLENPEAHLHPQGQTQMATLAASAAAQGAQVIMESHSDHVINGVRLAVKQGRITPEQAVFHYFRGDGTGVDFVSPRVDADGMLDQWPPGFFDELENTLDQLIG; from the coding sequence GTGATCGACCGTTTGACGCTGCACAACTACAAGGCGTTCCAGCATGCGGAGCTTCCGCTCGGCCCGCTCACGCTTCTCACCGGTCTCAATTCCTCCGGCAAGAGCAGCGTGCTCCAGTCCATCGGGCTCCTGCGCCAGTCCTACGAGTCCGGCGACCTGGTGCTCTCCGCGCTCACGGCCGAGGAGAGGCGAGCCGGACGCCGTACGAACGTGGCGGGCCGGGGATTCCTCCTCAACGGCGAACTCGTCGGGCTCGGCACCGGCGAGGACGTCCTCCACGAGGATTTCACGGAGGACGAGCCCCGGATCGGCCTCGCCGTCGACGAGGGTGCGTACCACTATGGGTGGACCGCCGCGTACGAGGCCGAGCAGAACCTTCTGCCGCTGGCCGACGCGGACCTCCCGGACACTTCCGAGGGCGAACGGGAGCGACCGGCCGGCCCCGAGGCGGTGACCCCGGCGTTCCTCACCGCCCCCTTCCAGTACCTTCACGCCGACCGCATCTCACCGGCCGAGTTCTACCCGCGCGACCACCAGGCGGCCATCGGCCGCGGCTTCCTCGGCGTACGCGGTGAGCACACCGTCAACTACCTCCGCCACCACCGTGAGGATCCGGTCCCCGAGGGGCCGCTGCGCCACCCCAAGGCCGCCTCCGATCTGCTGATCGACCAGGCCGCCGCCTGGATGGGCGACCTCTGCCCCGGAGTCGACATCCAGGCCGACGCCATCAAGGGCACCGACGCCGTGAGCCTCTCGTACGGCTTCCGCGGCACGCTCGGCGCCACCAAGCGCCGTCGCCCCGGCAACGTCGGGTTCGGCCTCACCTACGTCCTGCCCATCGTCGTCGCCTGTCTGAGTGCCCGCCGCGGTGCCCTGATCCTCCTGGAGAACCCGGAGGCGCACCTGCACCCGCAGGGCCAGACCCAGATGGCCACGCTCGCCGCCTCGGCCGCCGCGCAGGGCGCGCAGGTGATCATGGAAAGTCACAGCGACCACGTGATCAACGGGGTACGCCTGGCCGTCAAGCAGGGACGGATCACTCCCGAGCAGGCGGTGTTCCACTACTTCCGGGGGGACGGCACGGGCGTGGACTTCGTCAGCCCGCGGGTGGACGCGGACGGCATGCTCGACCAGTGGCCCCCGGGCTTCTTCGACGAGCTGGAGAACACGCTCGACCAGCTCATCGGCTGA
- a CDS encoding ATP-binding protein, whose translation MFTQRFRSTPRGARLARRLALQQLDAWGLPYGGDASDTAALLVAELAANAVTHGRIPGRDFEVCLRLLRVTLRVEVSDARGESRPPSPGVPPPAPGALAETGRGMLLVEALADRWEVLDRFPVGKTVVVELDLEGATARTGSMIRTEC comes from the coding sequence GTGTTCACCCAGCGTTTCCGCTCCACCCCGCGCGGCGCCCGGCTCGCCCGCAGGCTCGCCCTCCAGCAGTTGGACGCCTGGGGGCTGCCGTACGGCGGCGACGCGTCCGACACCGCCGCGCTGCTCGTCGCCGAACTCGCCGCGAACGCCGTCACGCACGGACGCATTCCCGGCCGCGACTTCGAGGTCTGCCTCAGGCTCCTCCGCGTGACCCTGCGCGTCGAGGTCTCCGACGCTCGGGGCGAGAGCCGTCCGCCCTCCCCGGGCGTGCCCCCGCCCGCCCCCGGTGCGCTCGCCGAGACCGGCCGGGGGATGCTGCTGGTCGAAGCGCTCGCGGACCGCTGGGAGGTCCTGGACCGGTTTCCCGTCGGCAAGACCGTCGTCGTCGAGCTGGACCTCGAAGGGGCGACGGCCCGGACGGGCTCAATGATTCGGACCGAGTGCTGA
- a CDS encoding helix-turn-helix domain-containing protein has translation MAGEYTDWGTGASGGGEPEVSDSVRTFGAFVQALREHAGLSREEFGTLVGFSKHAVASVEQGRRMPDIDFVEGAEPHLGNTGALRAAAPHLSRKPGLASWFRQWARLEASAISLYTYECRVVPGLLQTEAYARAVSLNVPPLPDPAELEQRIAARLARQELLAVTRKPPTAFSFIVEQAVLERCTGGKDVTRELLDHLVELVERNWNVELQVMPTVRVSHAGMDGPMQLAETPDNRWFAYSEGQQNGRLITHAKEISLLHQRYAKLRSQALTPEESLSLLKRLRGAL, from the coding sequence ATGGCCGGTGAGTACACGGACTGGGGTACGGGAGCGTCGGGCGGCGGGGAACCCGAGGTGTCGGACAGTGTGCGCACCTTCGGCGCGTTCGTCCAGGCTTTACGCGAACACGCGGGCCTGAGCCGGGAGGAGTTCGGCACGCTGGTCGGCTTCTCGAAGCACGCGGTCGCCTCGGTCGAACAGGGCCGGCGGATGCCGGACATCGACTTCGTCGAGGGGGCCGAACCCCACCTCGGCAACACGGGCGCACTGCGCGCGGCGGCGCCCCATCTGTCGCGGAAGCCGGGCCTGGCGAGCTGGTTCCGGCAGTGGGCCCGGCTGGAGGCGTCGGCGATCAGCCTGTACACGTACGAATGCCGGGTGGTGCCGGGCCTGTTGCAGACGGAGGCGTACGCACGAGCCGTCTCCCTGAACGTCCCGCCACTGCCGGACCCGGCGGAGCTGGAGCAGCGGATCGCGGCGCGGCTGGCCCGGCAGGAACTCCTGGCGGTAACGCGGAAACCGCCGACGGCGTTCAGCTTCATCGTGGAGCAGGCGGTGCTGGAGCGGTGCACGGGCGGGAAGGACGTGACGCGGGAACTGCTGGACCACTTGGTGGAGTTGGTGGAGCGGAACTGGAACGTGGAGTTGCAGGTGATGCCTACGGTGAGGGTGAGCCATGCGGGCATGGACGGTCCCATGCAGCTGGCTGAGACACCCGACAACCGATGGTTCGCCTACTCCGAGGGCCAGCAGAACGGGCGGTTGATCACGCACGCCAAGGAGATCAGTCTCCTGCACCAGCGGTATGCGAAACTGCGCTCGCAGGCTCTGACCCCCGAGGAATCGCTGAGCCTGCTGAAGCGATTGCGAGGAGCGCTATGA
- a CDS encoding DUF397 domain-containing protein gives MSTSDLAWFKSSYSGSQGDSCVEVAQGTQAVHVRDSKDLRSPELALSPAAWDDFVTYAAQS, from the coding sequence ATGAGCACGTCCGACCTGGCTTGGTTCAAGAGCAGTTACAGCGGTTCGCAGGGTGACAGCTGCGTGGAGGTGGCGCAGGGCACCCAGGCGGTCCACGTCCGGGACTCCAAGGACCTGCGGAGCCCCGAACTCGCCCTCTCCCCCGCCGCCTGGGACGACTTCGTCACGTACGCCGCACAGAGCTAA
- a CDS encoding DNA methyltransferase family protein encodes MTYDSLVNHGDYLSPHYLAEVLPKDLKAKDGLLTRWAAFEEAERRRHADAVAEAAREGLDRDAVPPRARTPREGLRVLHGPYFAGRAALAQDAAALTEPAALAPEGWRKRYTESHLETLRALGYTDAHEQTVTVHSADRAYDIQVLHAEPGLYAVGCGWTTESDAALDPDGAGRLLHPVRTETSAPDLTDAKALTDFLFTCDTPPRHVLLLVGGVIVLADRLAWPEGRYLAADLDAALHRRDDRHGGELDTLAALFGSDSLRAPAEGGTAPLAAFLDRSGKHAVGVSTELREGLRLSVEWIANEVLDRLREPENGVAPADLDDPARLAKELSRESLRYLYRILFLLYAEASPALGILPSDYPEYEQGYGLQRLGDLVLRDLVGERSRRGFHLYESLDLLFEKVENGHRRYGTEPEDLAAEEAAREATKAEGEAAKLLAAGTITEAEYTDRIREADRARRAAARSTGAGLRFEALRSELFAKKAVRLISDDQIENPAYEEGGTDGRRPFLDTRLRNETLHKVLRRLMLTKGRGRERGGFISYAQLGINQLGAVYEGLMSYTGFIAEEELYEVAKGGDPSNGSWMVPASRAQDYDDAVFVKRTDEETGRRERVAHPRGSFVYRLAGRDRQTSASYYTPKSLTEVTVELALRHRLDQDGTTTPARELLEWKICEPALGSGAFLNEAIDQVAAEYLRRRERELGRKVDPELRQIELQKTKAYVALHNAYGVDLNATAVELAEVSLWLNSMHPGMRAPWFGLHLRRGNSLIGAGRKVYQADTLTGGGWLAKKNPLPPTDLPFRDGPLPEGAVHQFLLPAVGWGAVAAEPEAKKLAEDEAKALGRWRKGIQKAPKGPKPFQERGDETDEARSKRYERWRKAADKTELGRLQGVARRAEFLWSLVATRLELSERAVARRVDVWGADWLNQSTEAEDKQKVLDDLTRHGTPYWRLKTVMDAWCALWFWPLDRVGELDGGDPVYGTGGALVGGAVVPGVGTEAAAPEQAASVAPGDPASGPAPGDQLWRTAGLFDDPDGEQDELGEALASSDGGVRKTPAARRSARSARPPERQVVPLQSFADWLEFLEAVLGTSDMPEESLLSGIEKLSPDDALELLADVEDRLEGFLGMRSAALLPFRYPWLNTVEDIAGTTEKDIRAEDGHGFFHWELHFAHVFRGAAGGFDLQVGNPPWVRPEWLENQVLAELDPWFMLAEQPAATERREKKALLLGDGGALRYYLRELAAVCGVSGVLGSPAAYSVLAGTRPDLYRAFMSRVWSNLGQDGMAGLIHPDTHFGGVRDGRLRGAAYRHLRLHAGFVNVGNWAFEASRNTEFGVHIYGAYQEAIRFDNLSRLYGVEPLTASLLHDGKGEVPGMRHAGTWDLRPHQARVIEINEFVLTEWRRLTGDMDVPVSQVALLQPTTTQEQGAIEALSAVGVRIGQLKPPVSPGYNETNAKKDGFILWSTSQPDSLSELVLQGPHFGICTPIGKQPKVPCRGNHDWVSFDLVALPADAVPRTNYIRPEALSFREYERGQTRWLDRSRLKAEWQPSAEEWATRSDVLTEEELELNEGEQRELLRQRLWFFRPYTHFYRLAWRRMIPFNTERSLFACVVPPGPAHVHTVQSMALGDNRTSALNAGFWASLPLDYLLRITGRSDLQVAEAHKMPYADPAHPLSGPLLLRTLRLNCLTNAYAPLWTELYDMTWPGYENWAVAWPDLAPLAGGLQRTWAYGTPLRTEYERRAALVEIDALVAVWLGMSADELIAIHKARYAILADREDRMWFDARGRQLAQDPYAHGHGQTKEHYEHFLAYQNKERSEPPEGYTAPFYKANREEEMREAHAYFSARLQDAIDQGKWTPPAS; translated from the coding sequence CCGAATCCGACGCGGCCCTGGACCCGGACGGCGCGGGCCGCCTGCTCCACCCGGTGCGGACGGAGACCTCGGCCCCCGACCTCACGGACGCCAAGGCCCTCACCGACTTCCTCTTCACCTGCGACACACCCCCGCGCCACGTCCTCCTGCTCGTCGGCGGGGTGATCGTCCTCGCCGACCGCCTCGCCTGGCCCGAGGGCCGCTACCTCGCCGCCGACCTCGACGCCGCCCTGCACCGCCGCGACGACCGCCACGGCGGCGAACTCGACACCCTGGCCGCCCTCTTCGGCTCCGACTCGCTGCGCGCCCCCGCCGAAGGCGGCACCGCCCCGCTCGCCGCCTTCCTCGACCGCTCGGGCAAACACGCCGTCGGCGTCTCCACCGAACTGCGGGAGGGCCTGCGGCTGAGCGTCGAGTGGATCGCCAACGAGGTCTTGGACCGCCTGCGCGAACCGGAGAACGGCGTCGCCCCCGCCGACCTGGACGACCCGGCCCGGCTCGCCAAGGAACTCAGCCGCGAGTCGCTGCGCTACCTCTACCGCATCCTGTTCCTCCTGTACGCGGAGGCCAGCCCCGCCCTCGGCATCCTGCCCTCCGACTACCCGGAGTACGAGCAGGGGTACGGCCTCCAGCGCCTCGGGGACCTCGTCCTGCGGGACCTGGTCGGCGAGCGCTCCCGGCGCGGCTTCCACCTGTACGAGTCGCTCGACCTGCTCTTCGAGAAGGTCGAGAACGGCCACCGCCGCTACGGCACCGAGCCCGAGGACCTCGCGGCGGAGGAGGCGGCGCGCGAGGCGACGAAGGCCGAGGGCGAGGCCGCGAAGCTGCTCGCCGCCGGCACGATCACCGAGGCCGAGTACACCGACCGCATCCGCGAGGCCGACCGCGCCCGTCGCGCCGCCGCGCGCTCCACCGGCGCGGGCCTGCGCTTCGAGGCACTGCGCTCCGAACTGTTCGCCAAGAAGGCCGTCCGCCTCATCTCGGACGACCAGATCGAGAACCCGGCGTACGAGGAGGGCGGTACGGACGGCCGCCGCCCCTTCCTGGACACCCGGCTGCGCAACGAGACCCTGCACAAGGTGCTGCGCCGCCTCATGCTCACCAAGGGCCGGGGCAGGGAGCGCGGCGGTTTCATCTCGTACGCCCAGCTCGGCATCAACCAGCTCGGCGCCGTGTACGAGGGCCTGATGTCCTACACCGGCTTCATCGCCGAGGAGGAGCTGTACGAGGTCGCCAAGGGCGGCGACCCCTCCAACGGCAGCTGGATGGTCCCCGCCTCCCGCGCCCAGGACTACGACGACGCCGTCTTCGTCAAGCGCACCGACGAGGAGACCGGCCGCCGGGAGCGGGTGGCCCACCCCCGGGGCTCCTTCGTCTACCGGCTGGCCGGCCGCGACCGCCAGACCTCCGCCTCCTACTACACCCCGAAGTCCCTCACCGAGGTCACCGTTGAACTGGCCCTCAGGCACCGCCTGGACCAGGACGGCACCACCACCCCGGCCAGGGAACTCCTGGAGTGGAAGATCTGCGAACCGGCCCTCGGCTCCGGAGCGTTCCTCAACGAGGCCATCGACCAGGTCGCCGCCGAGTACCTGCGCCGCCGCGAACGCGAGCTGGGCCGCAAGGTGGACCCCGAACTCCGGCAGATCGAGCTCCAGAAGACCAAGGCGTACGTCGCCCTCCACAACGCCTACGGCGTGGACCTCAACGCCACGGCCGTGGAACTGGCCGAGGTCTCCCTCTGGCTCAACTCCATGCACCCCGGCATGCGGGCCCCCTGGTTCGGCCTCCACCTGCGGCGCGGCAACTCCCTCATCGGCGCGGGCCGCAAGGTCTACCAGGCCGACACCCTCACGGGCGGCGGCTGGCTGGCGAAGAAGAACCCCCTGCCCCCCACGGACCTGCCGTTCCGCGACGGCCCCCTCCCCGAGGGAGCGGTGCACCAGTTCCTGCTGCCCGCCGTCGGCTGGGGCGCGGTCGCCGCCGAACCGGAGGCCAAGAAGCTCGCCGAGGACGAGGCCAAGGCGCTCGGCCGCTGGCGCAAAGGCATCCAGAAGGCCCCCAAGGGCCCGAAGCCGTTCCAGGAGCGCGGCGACGAGACCGACGAGGCCCGGAGCAAGCGGTACGAGCGGTGGCGCAAGGCGGCCGACAAGACCGAGCTGGGCCGCCTCCAAGGCGTGGCCCGGCGGGCCGAGTTCCTGTGGTCCCTGGTCGCGACCCGGCTGGAACTCTCCGAACGGGCGGTCGCCCGCCGCGTCGACGTCTGGGGCGCCGACTGGCTAAACCAGTCCACCGAGGCCGAGGACAAGCAGAAGGTCCTGGACGACCTGACCCGCCACGGCACCCCGTACTGGCGGCTGAAGACGGTCATGGACGCCTGGTGCGCGCTGTGGTTCTGGCCGCTGGACCGGGTCGGCGAACTCGACGGCGGCGATCCGGTGTACGGCACGGGGGGCGCCCTTGTGGGTGGGGCGGTGGTCCCGGGGGTGGGGACGGAGGCCGCCGCACCGGAGCAGGCGGCTTCGGTGGCTCCGGGCGATCCCGCGTCCGGCCCGGCGCCGGGGGACCAGCTGTGGCGGACGGCCGGACTGTTCGACGACCCGGACGGGGAGCAGGACGAGCTGGGCGAGGCGCTGGCCTCCTCGGACGGGGGCGTACGGAAGACTCCGGCGGCCAGAAGGTCGGCCCGCTCCGCCCGCCCGCCGGAGCGCCAGGTGGTGCCGCTCCAGAGCTTCGCCGACTGGCTGGAGTTCCTGGAGGCCGTTCTCGGTACGTCAGACATGCCGGAGGAGTCCCTGCTCTCGGGCATCGAGAAGCTCAGCCCGGACGATGCGCTGGAGCTGCTGGCCGATGTGGAGGACCGCCTGGAGGGCTTCCTCGGCATGCGGTCGGCGGCGCTGCTCCCGTTCCGCTACCCGTGGCTGAACACGGTCGAGGACATCGCGGGCACGACGGAGAAGGACATAAGGGCGGAGGACGGCCACGGCTTCTTCCACTGGGAGCTGCACTTCGCGCATGTGTTCCGGGGGGCGGCGGGCGGGTTCGACCTTCAGGTGGGGAACCCGCCTTGGGTGCGGCCGGAGTGGCTTGAAAACCAGGTGCTGGCAGAGCTTGATCCGTGGTTCATGCTCGCCGAACAGCCCGCGGCGACAGAGCGGCGGGAAAAGAAAGCGTTGTTGCTGGGAGACGGAGGGGCACTCAGGTACTACCTGCGTGAGCTCGCTGCGGTCTGCGGGGTATCGGGAGTGTTGGGTTCACCTGCAGCGTACTCCGTGCTCGCCGGGACTCGCCCAGATCTGTATCGAGCCTTCATGAGCCGGGTATGGAGCAATCTTGGCCAGGACGGCATGGCGGGCCTGATCCATCCGGACACCCATTTCGGAGGGGTAAGAGACGGGCGGCTCCGCGGCGCGGCCTACCGGCATTTGCGGCTGCACGCAGGGTTCGTCAACGTTGGTAACTGGGCCTTCGAGGCGAGCAGAAACACCGAGTTTGGTGTGCACATCTATGGTGCATATCAAGAGGCGATCCGTTTCGACAACCTAAGCCGCCTGTATGGTGTCGAGCCCCTGACGGCATCGCTGCTCCATGATGGCAAGGGTGAGGTACCTGGCATGAGGCATGCTGGAACCTGGGACCTGCGTCCGCATCAGGCACGAGTCATTGAGATCAACGAATTTGTGTTGACTGAATGGCGACGGCTGACAGGAGACATGGATGTTCCTGTGTCTCAGGTTGCGCTGCTGCAGCCGACCACTACTCAGGAGCAGGGTGCGATTGAAGCTCTTTCGGCTGTCGGCGTGCGAATCGGTCAGCTGAAGCCGCCTGTCAGCCCAGGCTACAACGAAACGAATGCCAAAAAGGATGGGTTCATTCTCTGGTCTACGTCCCAGCCCGACTCGCTGTCCGAGCTGGTGCTTCAGGGGCCACATTTTGGTATTTGCACTCCGATCGGCAAGCAGCCCAAAGTGCCATGCCGGGGAAATCATGACTGGGTCAGCTTCGACTTGGTAGCTCTTCCGGCGGATGCTGTACCACGGACAAACTACATCCGCCCTGAGGCGCTCTCATTCAGGGAGTACGAACGCGGACAGACTCGCTGGTTGGACCGCTCGCGGTTGAAGGCCGAGTGGCAGCCGAGCGCGGAGGAGTGGGCTACACGCAGCGATGTGCTGACAGAGGAAGAGCTGGAGTTGAATGAGGGCGAGCAGCGGGAGCTACTGCGCCAGCGCCTGTGGTTCTTCCGGCCCTACACTCATTTCTACCGGCTCGCGTGGCGGCGAATGATCCCGTTCAATACCGAGCGGAGTCTCTTCGCGTGCGTTGTGCCGCCTGGTCCGGCACACGTGCACACCGTGCAGTCGATGGCTCTAGGGGACAATCGGACCAGTGCGCTTAATGCTGGTTTCTGGGCTTCGTTGCCTCTCGACTACCTGCTTCGCATCACTGGAAGGTCGGATCTTCAGGTAGCAGAGGCCCACAAGATGCCCTATGCCGACCCCGCCCACCCTCTGTCTGGGCCCCTACTCCTCCGCACACTTCGGCTGAACTGCCTCACAAACGCCTACGCGCCGCTCTGGACTGAGCTGTACGACATGACGTGGCCGGGCTACGAGAACTGGGCTGTGGCCTGGCCTGACCTGGCGCCACTCGCAGGCGGGCTCCAGCGAACCTGGGCGTACGGCACTCCACTCCGTACCGAGTACGAGCGCCGCGCAGCCCTTGTGGAGATCGATGCCCTAGTGGCGGTATGGCTCGGGATGAGCGCGGACGAACTCATCGCCATCCACAAGGCGCGATACGCGATCCTCGCGGACCGCGAGGATCGCATGTGGTTCGACGCCAGGGGGCGGCAGCTGGCGCAGGACCCGTACGCCCACGGCCACGGCCAGACCAAAGAGCACTACGAGCACTTCCTCGCCTACCAGAACAAGGAACGGTCCGAGCCCCCCGAGGGCTACACCGCCCCCTTCTACAAGGCCAACCGCGAGGAAGAGATGCGCGAGGCACACGCGTACTTCTCCGCGCGTCTCCAGGACGCCATCGACCAGGGGAAGTGGACGCCGCCCGCCTCATGA